The following proteins are co-located in the Nerophis ophidion isolate RoL-2023_Sa linkage group LG04, RoL_Noph_v1.0, whole genome shotgun sequence genome:
- the LOC133551458 gene encoding uncharacterized protein LOC133551458: MADARSRSSHSKSNPFVTMNDRDVEGKTDYVSEENASCYGISSLSYCAEEPAGVKNAAAEVPRELIRPKFSSTNPFIKSGEDSGCHQHDMADIKSNSRFHKHQPDNFITSPADFATPHSNPFSWAHQESYIHSTPQTCGPPAPTCLCPHTTRHSPPKDINYGHLPKPGHSQSVKLMGSLCKSEQPRSLGAKPFFALHPPSSESEDDYDPRERVPTLRPGQYDGTTPWKEFLHRFESCAEANYWSEKTMAVQLKFCLVGAAGAIIHRNPRSAQWGYCRLVEEMETAYGPSSQHAAAVAIELRRRTRKRGEALHVLRDDIYEGVSVAYSNRTDAEQDAIGVEVFINALGDVDIVQKLLEQHPQTLAQAFDIARRYETTKRAASYVAGLMHPGARDIAERRPRAALIREGTEEEELEPATAPPSASFKHESPSYSHTQYKGRSYKDTKWDEVRCHNCSGLGHMKRNCPSPRKTARAQVSAMFPQSPKSTILHLKAQCHEMSIHMVVYGLEVCAVLDSGARKSVFPLHHYDAIHLDVRPPLQSSAVETLIGVGPGDIPVLGEAHIPVLINNRQVSICFLVADIAGDEALLGHPFLTQAQARLDFGNHRIVLFGEEVPYFDSTNKPKAHAVRVARTVVLEAGQEYVVKGNIHVKASIKGELMLSPTKGFVEKHRLLVARILVDVHPHKTMPLRIFNPGSSAVTIRKGAMVGFLQPAKVLQPANAVNYKQPEQAANNPPSVPQHLQDLYAESATELNKEEQLQLAQLLCTYSNVFSTGSSDLGRTTLVQHDIVTLPGVPVKQPPRRMASEKQQDADQQIQQSLEAGLARRSNSSWASPIVMDTLDTLSAAKWFSTLDLAAGYWQVELTPRARKAAAFCTKNGLFEWNVMPFGLCNAPATFQRLMDRVLAGMQWETCLVYLDDVIVLGNNVPQMLQRLGQVFSRLHQAKLKLKPSKCCLFRRQVAYLGHVVSENGVATDPGKVRKVQEWPTPSSLKDVRRFVGLASYYRRFIKNFACIAEPLHALTKKHVQFYWSEECQLAFDDLKSRLITAPILGYPLDKGDMILDTDASDVGIGAVLSQVQQGVERVLAYGSRKLSKTEQNYCTTRRELLAVVDFTSHFRQYLLGRRFTVRTDHSSLRWLTRMKEPEGQLARWLERLGEYNFEIIHRPGQLHGNADSLSRRPCRQSCPCKLQNPSIPQLSVSHQAVQCDLYSDINQAMLSPVGVDKALSADWDNLKPPEKIFLTTTKENKLFGGWSLEELRQAQEGDADIAPIRTWLTTSEERPAWVTVSPCSPATKTYWSQWKRLYVKDGILVRRFYCLDDTQFYPQVVLPRVFRADIMRQMHDGQVGGHFGVERTVARLQTRYFWYRMREDVALWCNTCTSCASKARPRKTPQAPMGTVRVGAPMERIALDVMGPLNETERKNRYVLVIQDYFTKWVEAIPIPNEQAVTVAEVLASEWVCRYGAPQTLHSDQGRNFESEVFQEMCALFGIDKTHTTPFRPQSDGQVERFNATLQKILATTAERCHWDWDLMIPYAVMAYRATKHSSTGFTPNYMMFGRELSEPVDLVSGLPPDPEPAPSGPVFVQDLRERLELAHQITRDALGESVKRAKRQYDKNCYRTHYNIGDAVWYLIKGTRPSRNKVRKFLPSYEGPFFVLGQLDDLVYRIQKGPRTKVKVVHHDQLKPYRCRDPLDNTWVLEQAPKWIPMEVSPPDDIDLADSLLGLPQLFSRAEADDSCSYPTSDAAVGISVASHPSTTQLGSPVPVDLEDSGGGVAVPHPQSPRSQRPRRRRRSPAKFGEWVAH; encoded by the exons ATGGCGGATGCTAGAAGTCGAAGCTCTCATTCAAAATCCAACCCGTTCGTGACGATGAACGACCGTGATGTGGAAGGGAAAACAGATTATGTGAGCGAAGAAAATGCAAGTTGTTATGGCATTTCTAGCCTGTCATATTGTGCAGAGGAACCTGCTGGAGTGAAGAATGCAGCGGCCGAGGTGCCACGTGAGCTCATTCGACCCAAGTTCTCAAGCACAAACCCTTTCATTAAGTCCGGGGAGGACAGTGGCTGTCATCAACACGACATGGCTGATATTAAAAGTAACTCACGTTTTCACAAACACCAACCAGACAACTTTATTACATCACCTGCTGATTTTGCAACGCCACATTCAAATCCCTTTTCCTGGGCGCACCAGGAGAGTTATATCCACAGCACTCCCCAGACATGTGGCCCCCCAGCCCCCACTTGCTTGTGCCCGCACACAACACGCCATTCTCCACCTAAAGACATCAATTATGGACATTTACCAAAGCCGGGGCACAGTCAGAGTGTCAAACTAATGGGCTCTCTTTGCAAAAGTGAGCAGCCAAGATCACTGGGAGCCAAGCCATTTTTTGCTCTACATCCGCCTTCCTCAGAGAGTGAGGACGACTATGATCCAAGGGAGAGAGTCCCCACCTTGAGACCCGGCCAGTATGATGGCACCACACCCTGGAAGGAGTTCCTGCACCGGTTTGAGAGTTGTGCTGAAGCTAACTACTGGTCCGAAAAGACAATGGCTGTTCAGCTGAAGTTCTGCCTGGTGGGTGCAGCTGGGGCCATCATCCACAGAAACCCCAGATCAGCCCAGTGGGGCTACTGCCGCCTGGTGGAGGAGATGGAAACTGCATATGGTCCCTCTTCACAGCATGCAGCTGCTGTGGCTATTGAATTAAGGCGACGTACCCGCAAACGGGGTGAAGCTCTTCATGTTTTGAGAGATGACATCTATGAGGGGGTGTCGGTAGCTTATAGCAACAGGACTGATGCTGAGCAGGATGCTATCGGAGTTGAAGTGTTCATTAATGCTTTGGGGGATGTGGACATTGTACAGAAGCTCTTGGAGCAGCACCCCCAGACACTAGCCCAAGCATTTGACATTGCCCGTCGTTATGAAACCACAAAGCGAGCAGCATCATATGTGGCTGGCCTCATGCACCCTGGAGCCCGTGACATAGCTGAACGCAGACCCCGTGCTGCCCTAATAAGAGAGGGCACGGAAGAGGAGGAATTAGAGCCTGCGACAGCCCCCCCATCAGCTAGCTTTAAACATGAGTCCCCCAGCTACAGTCACACACAATATAAAGGGAGGAGCTATAAAGACACTAAATGGGATGAGGTGCGGTGTCACAACTGTTCAGGCTTGGGTCACATGAAAAGAAATTGCCCCTCACCAAGAAAAACAGCCAGAGCTCAAGTTTCGGCCATGTTCCCGCAAAGCCCAAAGTCTACTATACTTCACCTTAAAGCACAATGTCATGAAATGAGCATTCACATGGTTGTGTATGGGCTAGAAGTGTGTGCTGTTTTGGACAGTGGAGCACGGAAAAGTGTTTTTCCTCTGCATCATTATGATGCTATTCATCTGGATGTCCGTCCTCCACTTCAGTCATCTGCCGTGGAGACCCTGATCGGTGTTGGGCCTGGCGATATACCTGTGCTCGGTGAAGCTCACATACCTGTCCTGATCAACAACCGTCAGGTGAGCATCTGCTTCCTGGTTGCTGATATAGCTGGGGACGAGGCCCTCCTGGGCCACCCATTCCTGACCCAAGCTCAGGCCCGTCTCGACTTTGGAAATCATCGGATCGTACTTTTCGGGGAAGAGGTACCTTATTTTGACTCCACAAATAAACCAAAGGCCCACGCAGTGAGAGTGGCCCGGACTGTGGTGCTGGAGGCTGGGCAGGAGTATGTGGTAAAAGGTAATATCCACGTTAAGGCTTCCATTAAAGGAGAATTAATGCTGAGCCCCACTAAAGGCTTCGTTGAAAAGCACAGACTATTAGTGGCCCGAATCCTAGTGGACGTTCACCCCCATAAAACCATGCCCCTTCGCATCTTCAATCCCGGCAGCAGTGCCGTAACTATCAGAAAGGGGGCCATGGTGGGGTTCCTCCAACCAGCCAAGGTTCTTCAGCCTGCAAACGCTGTAAACTACAAACAGCCTGAACAGGCTGCCAACAACCCTCCCTCTGTTCCCCAGCACCTACAAGATCTCTATGCCGAGAGTGCTACCGAACTTAACAAAGAGGAGCAACTGCAACTAGCGCAGCTGCTGTGTACTTATAGCAACGTGTTCTCCACCGGATCCTCTGACCTCGGCAGGACCACCCTGGTTCAACATGACATTGTAACGCTGCCAGGCGTTCCAGTCAAACAACCACCACGCCGAATGGCATCAGAGAAGCAACAGGACGCTGACCAACAGATACAACAGAGCCTGGAGGCAGGATTAGCGCGGCGCAGCAACAGCAGCTGGGCTTCGCCCATAGTGATG GACACGCTGGACACCCTCTCTGCTGCAAAGTGGTTCAGCACACTGGACCTTGCAGCCGGCTACTGGCAAGTTGAACTGACCCCGAGAGCACGCAAAGCAGCAGCCTTCTGTACCAAAAATGGACTGTTTGAATGGAATGTCATGCCATTTGGACTGTGCAATGCTCCAGCGACGTTTCAGCGCTTGATGGACCGTGTGCTGGCTGGCATGCAATGGGAGACCTGCCTTGTATATCTGGATGACGTCATTGTTCTGGGGAACAATGTGCCGCAGATGTTGCAGCGGCTGGGGCAGGTTTTCAGTCGCCTTCACCAGGCTAAATTGAAACTAAAACCGTCAAAATGCTGCCTCTTCCGCCGCCAAGTGGCCTACCTGGGTCACGTTGTCTCAGAGAACGGTGTGGCTACTGACCCAGGCAAAGTCCGGAAGGTGCAGGAGTGGCCAACACCATCGTCGCTCAAAGACGTCCGCCGTTTTGTTGGCCTCGCGTCTTACTATCGGAGGTTTATTAAAAACTTCGCCTGTATTGCAGAACCTCTCCATGCCCTGACCAAGAAACATGTCCAGTTTTATTGGTCTGAGGAATGCCAGTTGGCATTTGATGATCTCAAAAGTCGGCTAATAACAGCGCCGATCCTAGGGTATCCGCTTGACAAGGGCGACATGATACTGGATACAGACGCCAGCGACGTTGGCATCGGCGCTGTCCTCTCGCAAGTTCAACAAGGTGTGGAACGTGTGCTCGCCTATGGGAGCCGTAAGCTGTCCAAAACTGAACAAAATTACTgcactacccggagggaactgcTAGCCGTGGTGGATTTCACATCCCACTTCCGCCAGTATCTCCTGGGGAGGCGTTTCACTGTTCGCACCGACCACAGTAGCCTCCGATGGCTCACACGAATGAAGGAACCTGAAGGGCAACTCGCCAGGTGGCTCGAAAGGCTCGGCGAGTACAACTTTGAGATCATCCATCGCCCTGGCCAGCTTCACGGTAACGCAGACAGCCTCTCCCGGAGACCGTGCCGTCAGTCCTGCCCTTGTAAGCTCCAGAACCCTTCTATTCCTCAGTTGAGCGTCAGTCACCAGGCTGTGCAGTGCGATTTGTACTCTGACATCAACCAGGCGATGCTGAGTCCAGTGGGGGTAGACAAGGCCTTGTCTGCTGACTGGGATAACTTAAAGCCCCCAGAGAAAATATTCCTGACCACGACaaaagaaaataaactgtttggCGGTTGGTCCCTGGAGGAGCTGCGACAAGCCCAGGAAGGTGATGCAGATATCGCACCTATCAGGACTTGGCTGACAACCAGTGAAGAACGTCCTGCATGGGTGACAGTCTCACCATGCAGCCCAGCCACAAAAACGTATTGGAGCCAGTGGAAACGCCTCTACGTCAAAGATGGTATACTTGTGAGACGGTTCTACTGCCTGGACGACACCCAATTCTATCCACAAGTGGTGCTGCCCCGCGTTTTCCGTGCCGACATCATGAGACAGATGCATGACGGACAGGTTGGTGGACACTTCGGGGTTGAGCGCACTGTAGCACGGCTGCAGACTCGGTACTTCTGGTACAGAATGCGAGAGGATGTCGCTCTGTGGTGTAATACCTGCACCAGCTGCGCATCAAAAGCTAGGCCACGGAAGACACCACAAGCCCCCATGGGTACCGTTCGAGTCGGAGCCCCTATGGAACGCATTGCTTTGGATGTTATGGGACCGTTGAATGAAACTGAGCGCAAAAACAGATATGTATTAGTGATTCAGGACTATTTTACAAAATGGGTCGAAGCTATTCCCATTCCTAATGAACAAGCCGTAACTGTGGCTGAAGTGCTTGCCTCTGAGTGGGTGTGTCGCTATGGAGCCCCACAGACACTGCACAGTGATCAGGGTAGAAACTTCGAGTCGGAGGTGTTCCAAGAAATGTGCGCGCTTTTTGGAAtcgacaaaacacacacaactcCTTTTCGTCCTCAATCTGACGGACAAGTTGAAAGGTTCAACGCTACTCTACAAAAGATCCTGGCCACGACAGCCGAGCGTTGCCACTGGGACTGGGATTTAATGATTCCCTACGCTGTCATGGCCTACAGGGCAACAAAGCACAGTTCAACTGGTTTCACTCCAAACTACATGATGTTTGGCCGTGAATTGAGTGAGCCAGTGGACCTAGTATCCGGCCTGCCACCGGACCCTGAACCAGCTCCCTCGGGGCCGGTTTTTGTCCAAGACCTTCGAGAGCGACTGGAGCTGGCACACCAAATCACCAGAGATGCTCTCGGAGAATCTGTAAAACGTGCAAAGAGACAATATGACAAGAACTGTTACCGCACACATTATAACATTGGTGATGCTGTGTGGTACCTCATCAAAGGAACAAGGCCATCCAGGAACAAAGTGAGGAAGTTCCTCCCGTCTTACGAAGGGCCATTCTTCGTGTTGGGTCAGTTGGACGACCTGGTCTATCGAATTCAGAAAGGGCCAAGAACGAAGGTAAAGGTGGTTCACCACGATCAGCTAAAGCCTTATCGCTGCCGTGACCCACTGGACAACACCTGGGTCCTGGAACAAGCGCCGAAATGGATACCAATGGAGGTGTCACCCCCAGACGATATCGATCTTGCTGACTCTTTACTGGGTCTGCCTCAGCTGTTTTCTAGAGCCGAAGCTGATGACAGCTGCAGCTACCCAACATCGGATGCAGCCGTGGGTATTTCCGTGGCTTCTCACCCTTCCACTACTCAGCTTGGCTCTCCTGTTCCGGTGGACTTAGAGGACAGTGGGGGTGGTGTAGCAGTGCCACATCCTCAGAGCCCTCGTTCTCAAAGGCCCCGCCGTAGGCGTAGATCACCAGCAAAGTTTGGTGAATGGGTAGCTCACTGA